Within the Bacillota bacterium genome, the region GTTTGTAGCCAAACCATTTTACGACCTTTTCCCAGGGCCTGCCGTCTTTGTCCTGACCATGGTATTCTTTTCGCCCGTAGTCGGCATCCGTATCCCGCCTGCCATCCGGTGTCTGTTTTTCATTTTTTCGTTTGGCAAATGACGGGATGGCTTTGCTGTCTATAGCCAGGTGCTTCCCGAAGTCAGACAATAGTTCCTGCAGTTCTTTCACCAGCTTTTCGAAAACATTGTTTATTTCTTCTTCGTGTTTGAATAACTTTTTTATAAATCGCGTATATACCCAGGCCGGCGGCACTTTGTTAAAGAATCCGCACATCTCCCGTAATTGCCCGTTCCGCGCTAGTTCACGCCGCAGTTTTTCTACAGATTCGTGTTGAAAGACTATTCCTGCCAGGATGGAGTTCCACATAGCCCGCACCGGATAATCGTCCCGGCCTTTATAGCGCTCTTTCTCCATCTGCCTCATAAGTTCTTCGTCCGGCATATATTCCAGTACGAGACGCAGCCGTTCTAAATCACCTAATTCTTCGATTTCTCTCCAGCCAAATATGCGAAGTTGTGGTATAATAGCCATGCAGGTAAGCCTCCTTGGTTTAATGTGTGGATTAGTCACTACTACATTTTACCATGAAAAAGCTTACCTGTATTTTTATTTGGGGTGGATTTTCTGTTAATTAATGATTGCCGCCCCGCAAATCCACATTCTTCGTTCTTTTATGGGGTAAATTTCTTTTTTGTGTTCCTTCCATCGCTTGGGCC harbors:
- a CDS encoding transposase; translation: MAIIPQLRIFGWREIEELGDLERLRLVLEYMPDEELMRQMEKERYKGRDDYPVRAMWNSILAGIVFQHESVEKLRRELARNGQLREMCGFFNKVPPAWVYTRFIKKLFKHEEEINNVFEKLVKELQELLSDFGKHLAIDSKAIPSFAKRKNEKQTPDGRRDTDADYGRKEYHGQDKDGRPWEKVVKWFGYK